From Chryseobacterium salivictor, a single genomic window includes:
- the ccoG gene encoding cytochrome c oxidase accessory protein CcoG, which translates to MSEDNNFKGGQGQVVEAETFRDSVGTMEQSGKRKWVFPRKPQGRYTNYRTLVAYFLLALFFALPFIKINGNPFLLLNILDRKFFILGQPFFLQDFFILALGAITSIVFIILFTVVFGRIFCGWVCPQTIFLEMIFRKIDYLVEGDRNKQMKLDRQEWNAEKIGKRALKYFIFLIISLIITHWMYMYIVGYKEVFNIMQQGPFANFSSFLVMIIFTAAFYFTFAWFREQVCTLVCPYGRLQGVLIDKQTINVYYDFKRGENRSKWRKGEDRSAEGKGDCIDCNQCVVVCPTGIDIRDGQQLECVNCTACIDACDEVMVKVGLPKGLIRYATEDEIEKEVPFKFTNRMKAYTAVLLLMVGFLGFLLSNRGSLEAKFIKPAGSTFFVRDGNITNIYNYTFLNKSTKDQMVTIKVIEPQHGKITLSGEEKILLKKDQITKGTVNLSFPENEIKLSKQKVKIGVYDPSGKLLDSFETSFEGPFKIQF; encoded by the coding sequence ATGTCAGAAGATAACAATTTCAAAGGCGGACAAGGACAGGTAGTTGAAGCCGAAACTTTCAGAGATTCCGTGGGTACCATGGAACAGTCTGGAAAACGGAAATGGGTCTTTCCCAGAAAACCACAGGGCAGATACACCAACTACAGAACACTGGTGGCCTATTTTTTACTTGCCCTTTTTTTTGCGCTTCCGTTCATTAAAATTAATGGAAATCCTTTTTTACTTTTAAATATTCTCGACCGTAAATTTTTTATTCTCGGTCAACCCTTTTTCCTGCAGGATTTTTTCATTCTTGCCCTCGGAGCAATTACCTCGATAGTATTTATTATTCTTTTTACGGTAGTTTTCGGAAGAATTTTTTGTGGCTGGGTTTGTCCGCAAACCATTTTCCTGGAAATGATTTTCCGTAAAATAGATTATCTTGTCGAGGGTGACCGCAACAAGCAGATGAAATTAGACCGGCAGGAATGGAATGCCGAAAAAATCGGTAAACGTGCATTGAAATATTTTATATTTCTGATAATATCTTTAATTATCACCCACTGGATGTACATGTACATCGTTGGTTATAAAGAAGTTTTCAACATCATGCAGCAAGGCCCTTTCGCGAACTTCTCAAGCTTTTTAGTAATGATCATCTTTACCGCCGCGTTCTACTTTACCTTTGCCTGGTTCAGAGAGCAGGTGTGTACATTGGTTTGTCCATATGGAAGATTGCAGGGGGTATTAATCGATAAACAAACCATTAATGTTTACTACGATTTCAAAAGAGGAGAAAACCGCTCAAAATGGAGAAAAGGCGAAGACCGTTCCGCAGAAGGAAAAGGAGACTGTATCGACTGTAACCAATGTGTCGTAGTTTGCCCAACCGGCATCGACATCAGAGATGGTCAGCAATTAGAATGCGTCAACTGTACTGCCTGCATCGATGCCTGCGACGAGGTAATGGTAAAAGTGGGTCTTCCAAAAGGTCTTATCCGGTATGCAACTGAAGATGAGATCGAAAAAGAAGTTCCTTTCAAATTCACCAACAGAATGAAAGCGTATACGGCTGTTTTATTATTAATGGTGGGTTTCTTAGGGTTTCTGTTAAGTAACAGAGGTTCACTGGAAGCTAAGTTCATCAAACCTGCAGGATCTACATTCTTTGTCAGAGACGGTAATATTACCAACATCTACAATTATACTTTCCTGAATAAATCTACAAAAGATCAAATGGTGACCATCAAAGTAATCGAACCGCAACACGGTAAAATTACACTGAGTGGTGAGGAGAAAATTCTTCTTAAAAAAGATCAAATAACAAAAGGTACAGTGAACTTAAGTTTTCCTGAAAATGAAATAAAACTGTCGAAACAAAAAGTGAAAATCGGCGTTTACGATCCATCAGGAAAATTACTCGACTCTTTCGAAACCAGTTTCGAAGGACCATTTAAAATTCAATTCTAA
- a CDS encoding FixH family protein, translating into MFKKLTWAHGVIIALGSFIAFILFMVFGFTYGQQTSELVSNDYYGDELLYQEVIDAKRNAEHLAEIPKYQEMAAGMKITFPTEIVPENKNVKFELFRTDDANLDVKKEINLDTNNEILVPKQVISKGSYTLKIKWSHDKKPYQVDYDVLWK; encoded by the coding sequence ATGTTTAAAAAGTTAACGTGGGCACACGGCGTAATTATCGCATTAGGTTCATTTATAGCATTTATTTTGTTTATGGTTTTTGGGTTTACCTATGGCCAGCAAACCTCCGAGTTAGTTTCAAATGACTACTACGGTGACGAACTGCTTTATCAGGAAGTAATCGATGCTAAAAGAAATGCAGAACATCTGGCTGAAATTCCAAAATACCAGGAAATGGCGGCAGGAATGAAAATCACTTTCCCAACCGAAATCGTGCCGGAAAATAAAAATGTAAAATTTGAACTTTTCCGCACCGACGATGCCAATCTGGACGTGAAAAAAGAAATTAATTTAGATACCAACAATGAAATTCTTGTCCCAAAACAGGTCATATCAAAAGGTTCATACACTCTAAAAATAAAATGGTCTCATGATAAAAAACCTTATCAGGTAGACTACGACGTTTTATGGAAATAG
- a CDS encoding sulfite exporter TauE/SafE family protein produces the protein MEIALIISALGLGFASGFHCIGMCGPIALSLGLTKKQATNFYLQNLTYQFGRIITYSILGAILGIIGQGFEMAGFQQYLTIGVGILLILMAVFSFGGKDFASKIPFLTTSLLKVKLNLSKLLQKADYRSRFATGLLNGLLPCGMVYMALTASLVSGGIWQSALFMGLFGLGTLPFMFMVVLLGNLMTTAFRIKILKFVPVMMIVLGGLFILRGMEVGIPYLSPKKEAMQVIHNDSPDHLKGNHESCH, from the coding sequence ATGGAAATAGCACTTATCATTTCTGCACTTGGGTTGGGATTTGCGTCGGGCTTTCACTGTATTGGAATGTGTGGTCCCATTGCTTTATCGCTGGGACTTACCAAAAAACAGGCAACTAATTTCTATCTCCAAAATTTAACGTATCAGTTTGGAAGGATCATCACCTACTCTATTTTAGGAGCGATTTTAGGAATTATCGGGCAAGGTTTTGAAATGGCCGGATTTCAACAATACCTGACTATTGGTGTCGGGATCCTGTTAATCCTGATGGCGGTATTTTCTTTCGGAGGGAAAGATTTCGCCTCAAAAATTCCTTTTCTGACTACTTCATTATTAAAAGTTAAATTAAATTTATCTAAACTCCTTCAAAAAGCGGACTACCGCTCAAGATTTGCAACCGGACTTCTCAATGGACTTCTGCCTTGCGGTATGGTTTATATGGCATTAACTGCGAGTTTGGTCTCAGGTGGAATTTGGCAAAGTGCATTATTTATGGGACTTTTCGGATTAGGAACATTGCCATTTATGTTTATGGTAGTACTGCTGGGGAATTTGATGACTACCGCTTTCCGAATTAAAATTCTAAAATTCGTTCCTGTGATGATGATTGTTTTAGGAGGTCTTTTTATTCTTCGCGGTATGGAAGTCGGCATTCCTTATCTTTCTCCAAAAAAAGAAGCAATGCAGGTCATCCACAATGATTCTCCTGACCATTTGAAAGGAAACCATGAAAGCTGTCATTAA